The Syntrophobotulus glycolicus DSM 8271 DNA window CATTAAAATTTACATGAATTCAAGTCCCAAATTAGTTAAAATTTATCAGAAAGAGATTTTAGAGATCGTTAATCCTTTGCAAAATCAAATCCGTCAGCTCATCCACTGTAAATAAGGCGCGGGGTCTGGTCATCCGAAATACAGGGATATGATCGACGACAGCAGCGCACTGGGAAAAATGGTTTGCTCCAATCCCCAAATCATTGACGGCTTCGATTCGATAAGTATTGCTCATGAGGGCAATGAGTCCGAGATGTTTATTGAGCCTGGAGGACACTACCGATCCGGTGTCGCCGGGTATCAATTCAAAGATAGCGGAAAGGTCCGCAGGTTCATTCCAAAATCCGTTATTGGCGGGCAGAAAGTATTTGTCTCTTTCTCCCTCAATACGAACGAGATGATCGGCATTTTTCTCGAGAAAATACTCTGCGCTGTCTTTCCAGAGCTTTTGCTGGGGATACCCGGGCAGTACCCGGATAGCTCCGTTCTGATCAATCGTCAAAGGGGCTATATCATCGGTATGGAG harbors:
- a CDS encoding HPr kinase, with protein sequence MYKYTAFGLQIASEVAFNELLSGDDSSADVMIEKGLVSDAPRQPTLSDKKSTFETNFSFLAPNVGKFKVSNGNKIIVEPLGASGSSAFKPYLLGTAFGILLLQRGLLPIHGSAFIFNGKSVIITGASGAGKSTLLSAFRKLGYPLHTDDIAPLTIDQNGAIRVLPGYPQQKLWKDSAEYFLEKNADHLVRIEGERDKYFLPANNGFWNEPADLSAIFELIPGDTGSVVSSRLNKHLGLIALMSNTYRIEAVNDLGIGANHFSQCAAVVDHIPVFRMTRPRALFTVDELTDLILQRINDL